The following coding sequences are from one Sphingobium sp. Cam5-1 window:
- a CDS encoding DUF2059 domain-containing protein, whose translation MRQAFRSSVIGLALLAAPAVHAQSVPDAARVAAARPVVDKIFPVGTYRRMMDGTLSKMMDSMMDGVMKMPIAQFARIGGVPQDKLAGLDETSMEQISAIIDPNFRERTKLGMDAMMASMVDMMDGFEPKVRDALTRAYARKFDGKQLGELESFFKTPTGDLYARESMMMFMDPEIMAEMQALMPEMMKKMPEMAAKAEAATKSLPPPRKIADLSQEERGKLAKLLGVKASDLKDGAATSDEGPN comes from the coding sequence ATGAGGCAGGCTTTCCGTTCATCCGTGATCGGGCTGGCGTTGCTGGCTGCGCCCGCCGTCCATGCGCAAAGCGTGCCCGACGCCGCGCGCGTAGCGGCCGCGCGGCCGGTCGTGGACAAGATTTTTCCTGTCGGCACTTATCGCCGGATGATGGACGGCACCTTGTCCAAGATGATGGACAGCATGATGGACGGCGTCATGAAAATGCCGATCGCACAGTTCGCCCGTATTGGCGGTGTGCCGCAGGACAAGCTGGCCGGGCTGGACGAAACGTCGATGGAGCAGATCAGCGCCATCATTGATCCGAATTTCCGGGAGCGCACGAAGCTGGGCATGGATGCAATGATGGCATCGATGGTCGACATGATGGATGGCTTCGAGCCCAAAGTGCGCGACGCGCTGACCCGCGCCTATGCGCGCAAGTTCGACGGTAAACAGCTGGGCGAGCTGGAGAGCTTCTTCAAGACGCCGACCGGCGACCTTTATGCCCGCGAGTCCATGATGATGTTCATGGACCCGGAGATCATGGCCGAGATGCAGGCTTTGATGCCTGAAATGATGAAGAAGATGCCCGAAATGGCGGCGAAAGCGGAGGCGGCGACGAAGAGCCTGCCGCCGCCACGCAAGATCGCCGACCTGTCGCAGGAGGAGCGCGGCAAGCTGGCGAAGCTGTTGGGTGTCAAGGCGAGCGACCTGAAGGACGGCGCCGCCACGAGTGACGAAGGACCGAACTAA
- a CDS encoding NAD(P)-dependent oxidoreductase, with protein sequence MADNPMLKFVGTGQAYPEKRSADDRADDFLEISSSFLLERAEEQAARCSQCGVPYCATHCPLHNHIPDWLRLTAEGRLREAYELSNLTSTMPEICGRICPQDRLCEGNCVIEFSGHGAVTIGSVEKFITDTAWKEGWVEPLVPGKPIGQSVGVIGAGPAGLTTAEYLRVAGYEVHVYDRHDRAGGLLTYGIPGFKLEKDVVMRRVQRLKDGGIVFHEGFEVGRDASMEELRSRHDAILIATGVYKPRDIKAPGVGAAGVIKALDYLTASNKAGFGDVVPEHEDGTLHANGKKVVVIGGGDTAMDCVRTAIRQGATSVKCLYRRDRENMPGSQREVQNAEEEGVEFVWLSAPIAFEGTEHVTGVKVTKMRLGQPDASGRRAPEADPGTEHTLDADLVIKALGYDPEELPKLFGAEDLSVTRWGTLRVDHKTMMTSMDGVFAAGDIVRGASLVVWAIRDGRDVTEHMHRYLKAKAKAAAGERQAA encoded by the coding sequence ATGGCTGACAATCCGATGCTGAAATTCGTGGGAACGGGCCAAGCCTATCCCGAGAAGCGTTCGGCGGATGATCGCGCCGACGATTTCCTGGAGATCAGCAGCAGCTTCCTTCTGGAGCGCGCGGAAGAACAGGCGGCGCGTTGCTCGCAATGTGGCGTGCCTTATTGCGCGACGCATTGCCCGCTGCACAATCATATCCCGGACTGGCTGCGCCTGACCGCCGAAGGGCGGCTGCGCGAGGCCTATGAGCTTTCCAACCTGACCAGCACGATGCCTGAGATTTGCGGCCGCATCTGCCCGCAGGATCGGCTTTGCGAAGGCAATTGCGTCATTGAGTTTTCAGGCCATGGCGCGGTGACGATCGGGTCGGTCGAAAAGTTCATCACCGACACTGCGTGGAAGGAAGGCTGGGTCGAGCCGCTGGTTCCCGGCAAGCCGATCGGCCAGTCGGTGGGTGTCATCGGGGCGGGTCCGGCGGGGCTTACCACGGCCGAATATCTGCGCGTCGCGGGCTATGAGGTGCATGTCTATGACCGGCACGACCGGGCGGGCGGGCTGCTGACCTATGGCATCCCCGGCTTCAAGCTGGAGAAGGATGTGGTCATGCGCCGCGTCCAGCGGCTGAAGGACGGCGGCATCGTCTTCCATGAAGGGTTCGAGGTCGGCCGCGATGCGTCGATGGAAGAGCTGCGCAGCCGCCATGACGCCATCCTGATCGCGACCGGCGTCTACAAGCCGCGTGACATCAAGGCACCGGGCGTGGGCGCTGCGGGCGTGATCAAGGCGCTCGATTATCTTACTGCCTCCAACAAGGCGGGCTTTGGCGATGTGGTGCCGGAACATGAGGACGGCACGCTGCACGCGAACGGCAAGAAGGTCGTCGTTATTGGCGGCGGCGACACGGCGATGGACTGCGTCCGCACGGCCATTCGTCAGGGCGCGACTTCGGTGAAGTGCCTCTATCGCCGCGACCGGGAGAATATGCCGGGGTCACAGCGCGAAGTGCAGAACGCCGAGGAGGAAGGCGTCGAGTTCGTCTGGCTGTCCGCGCCGATCGCGTTCGAGGGCACGGAACATGTGACAGGCGTCAAGGTGACGAAAATGCGCCTTGGCCAGCCCGACGCTTCGGGCCGCCGCGCGCCGGAAGCTGATCCGGGCACCGAACACACGCTGGACGCCGACCTCGTCATCAAGGCTCTGGGCTATGACCCCGAAGAGCTGCCCAAGCTGTTCGGCGCGGAGGATTTGTCGGTCACCCGCTGGGGTACGCTGCGCGTCGATCACAAGACGATGATGACCAGCATGGACGGCGTGTTTGCCGCTGGCGACATCGTGCGCGGCGCTTCGCTGGTGGTGTGGGCGATCCGCGACGGCCGCGACGTGACCGAGCATATGCACCGTTATCTGAAGGCGAAGGCCAAGGCTGCGGCTGGCGAGAGACAAGCGGCATGA
- a CDS encoding undecaprenyl-diphosphate phosphatase — protein sequence MDLHFLTVILLGIVEGLTEFLPVSSTGHLILASELLGYDAATWAMFNVVIQLGAILAVVVLYWRTFWAVAMGLLRKEPTSWRFLRNLLVAFLPSVVIGLAMHDYIEMLLGAPQVVAWALIIGGVAILAIERMAKENRFHGIADIPLARVIGIGFIQCISMIPGVSRSGATIMGALALGVERRTAAEFSFFLAIPTMLGASTLELLKKGSDVTSATVGWGSIALGFVVSFIVALLVIRWFVGLVSRQGFVPFAWYRIVAGTGALIWLSLR from the coding sequence ATGGACCTGCATTTTCTGACGGTCATCCTGCTTGGCATCGTCGAGGGGCTGACGGAATTCCTGCCCGTGTCCTCCACCGGGCACCTGATATTGGCGAGCGAGTTGCTGGGTTATGACGCGGCGACCTGGGCGATGTTCAACGTCGTCATCCAGCTGGGCGCGATCTTGGCGGTGGTCGTGCTGTATTGGCGGACATTCTGGGCGGTGGCGATGGGGCTGCTGCGCAAGGAACCGACGAGTTGGCGGTTCCTGCGCAATTTGCTGGTCGCTTTCCTGCCGTCCGTCGTGATCGGCCTCGCCATGCATGATTATATCGAGATGCTGCTGGGCGCGCCGCAGGTGGTCGCCTGGGCGCTGATCATTGGGGGCGTCGCCATCCTCGCCATCGAGCGGATGGCGAAGGAGAACCGCTTCCATGGCATTGCCGACATCCCGCTCGCCCGCGTGATCGGCATCGGTTTCATCCAGTGCATCTCCATGATCCCGGGGGTCAGCCGGTCGGGCGCGACGATCATGGGCGCCCTGGCGTTGGGCGTCGAGCGGCGCACGGCTGCGGAGTTCAGCTTCTTTCTGGCTATCCCGACGATGCTGGGCGCGTCGACGCTCGAGCTGCTGAAAAAGGGCAGCGACGTCACGTCCGCCACGGTGGGCTGGGGCAGCATCGCGCTGGGCTTTGTCGTGTCCTTCATCGTCGCGCTGCTGGTCATCCGCTGGTTTGTCGGGCTTGTTTCGCGGCAGGGCTTCGTTCCCTTTGCTTGGTATCGGATCGTGGCTGGAACCGGGGCGCTGATCTGGCTTTCTCTCAGATAG
- a CDS encoding complex I NDUFA9 subunit family protein, whose translation MERVMKDNLVTVFGGGGFLGRQVAQALMERGARVRIAQRDLASAFRIQPLGALGQKQLVAADIRNAQSVARAIAGSDIVINLVGVLNGDMEGSHHDGAANVAKAAAEAGVKALVHVSAIGAEAESPSAYGRSKAAGEAAVRAAFPAATIIRPSIIFGPEDQFLNRFADLISRLPVVPVIGADTKFQPVYVADVAQAIVNAAADPGLHGGKTFELGGPRQLSMMELNSWIAKAIGRNRSLIAVPAPIASTIASFGWLPGAPITRDQYAMLQKDNIVSAGMPGLAELGVSPTPMEAIADSWLVRYRRHGRFAGRVKA comes from the coding sequence ATGGAACGCGTGATGAAGGACAATCTGGTTACGGTGTTCGGCGGCGGCGGCTTCCTTGGCCGACAGGTAGCCCAGGCCCTGATGGAACGCGGCGCGCGGGTGCGCATAGCCCAGCGCGATCTGGCGAGCGCCTTTCGCATCCAGCCTCTGGGTGCGCTGGGGCAGAAGCAACTTGTCGCGGCCGATATCCGGAATGCGCAGAGCGTCGCTCGGGCGATCGCGGGAAGCGATATCGTCATCAATCTGGTCGGCGTGCTGAACGGCGACATGGAAGGGTCGCATCATGACGGCGCGGCCAATGTGGCGAAGGCCGCGGCGGAGGCCGGGGTCAAGGCGCTGGTCCATGTGTCGGCCATCGGCGCGGAAGCGGAGAGCCCTTCGGCCTATGGACGGTCCAAGGCAGCGGGCGAGGCGGCGGTTCGGGCAGCTTTCCCTGCCGCGACCATCATTCGTCCGTCCATCATCTTCGGGCCGGAAGATCAGTTTCTCAACCGTTTCGCCGACCTGATCAGCCGCCTGCCGGTGGTTCCGGTGATCGGCGCCGACACGAAGTTCCAGCCCGTCTATGTCGCCGACGTCGCGCAGGCAATCGTCAATGCGGCGGCGGACCCCGGGCTTCATGGCGGCAAGACATTCGAACTGGGCGGTCCGCGACAGCTGAGCATGATGGAACTGAACAGCTGGATCGCCAAGGCCATTGGCCGTAATCGCAGCCTGATCGCGGTGCCTGCGCCGATCGCATCGACCATCGCGAGCTTTGGCTGGCTGCCGGGCGCGCCGATCACGCGGGATCAATATGCGATGTTGCAGAAGGACAATATCGTGTCGGCGGGCATGCCGGGGCTTGCCGAGTTGGGCGTGTCACCCACGCCGATGGAGGCGATCGCCGATAGCTGGCTGGTGCGTTACCGCCGCCACGGGCGCTTTGCCGGGCGCGTCAAGGCCTGA
- a CDS encoding TMEM165/GDT1 family protein — MDALFTSTALVALAEMGDKTQLLAMLLATRFRKPVPIIFGILFATMANHFLAALIGHSIAGVLTQPWFRYAVAASFIAMAGWTLIPDKIDEGEPLKAPSKAGVFATTLIAFFLVEMGDKTQVATVALGAQFDNVLMVTAGTTLGMMIANVPAVLFGEALANKVPMRALQIGAALLFLGLGLWMIADLQGWIG, encoded by the coding sequence ATGGACGCTCTCTTCACCTCCACCGCACTGGTCGCGCTCGCCGAGATGGGCGACAAGACGCAGTTGCTGGCCATGCTGCTCGCCACCCGTTTCCGAAAGCCGGTGCCGATTATTTTCGGCATCCTGTTTGCCACGATGGCCAATCATTTTCTCGCGGCGCTGATTGGGCATTCGATCGCGGGGGTGCTGACGCAGCCATGGTTCCGCTATGCCGTGGCGGCGAGCTTCATCGCGATGGCGGGATGGACGCTGATCCCCGACAAGATCGATGAGGGTGAGCCGCTGAAGGCGCCGTCGAAGGCGGGGGTGTTCGCGACGACGCTGATCGCCTTCTTCCTGGTGGAGATGGGCGACAAGACCCAGGTCGCCACCGTGGCGCTGGGCGCGCAGTTCGACAATGTGCTGATGGTGACGGCGGGCACGACGCTGGGCATGATGATCGCCAATGTGCCCGCGGTGCTGTTTGGCGAGGCGCTGGCCAACAAGGTGCCGATGCGTGCGTTGCAGATCGGCGCGGCGCTGCTGTTCCTGGGCCTGGGCCTTTGGATGATCGCGGACTTGCAGGGCTGGATCGGTTAA
- a CDS encoding pectate lyase, with protein MRAWGLSKAVALLLAIMPVAAEARTLEAFPGAVGYGRFTQGGRGGKIIAVTSLADSGPGTLRACIDARGPRTCIFRVGGVIRWTTERPVIRNPYITIAGQTAPGGGILITHAGGRYGLTPLVAKNTHDVIIRHIRVRLDNRGDTRASDSGIIFEKSSNVIIDHVSVSWSEDETVGGQGQNDNITISNSILAEGLRRHDKCALLSSDATGSQKLTFIGNICAHNGDRNPDVNFFPGSCVDVVNNLIYNARSDFVEVWEQHGGSPVNIVGNYFKAGPNMVPGRYIIARQSVNSTGRARIYEAGNHIEGMIDREPPPYVREAMVQTPSCPIGAPVIDAKQAYDRALTTAGAFPRDTVDTRIVKEVKQGTGKIRREPGILPEIADGTPYADSDGDGMSDQWEKANGTDATRNDAWGDADRDGWSNLDEFLDYAHRQVLAGSSLAEMQEYQDKPGTVTAWVVALTVAALAGLGGLLRAAMM; from the coding sequence ATGCGCGCCTGGGGCCTGTCGAAAGCGGTCGCCTTATTGCTGGCGATCATGCCCGTTGCCGCCGAGGCCAGGACATTGGAGGCCTTTCCCGGCGCGGTGGGCTATGGTCGGTTCACCCAGGGCGGACGCGGCGGCAAGATTATAGCGGTGACGAGCCTGGCCGACAGCGGGCCGGGAACATTGCGCGCCTGTATCGATGCACGGGGACCACGCACATGCATTTTCCGGGTCGGCGGGGTCATCCGCTGGACGACCGAGCGCCCGGTGATCCGCAATCCCTATATCACCATCGCGGGACAGACGGCGCCCGGCGGCGGCATCCTGATCACCCATGCGGGCGGCCGATATGGCCTGACCCCCCTTGTCGCCAAGAACACGCATGATGTCATCATTCGCCACATCAGGGTGCGGCTGGACAATCGGGGGGACACGCGCGCTTCCGACAGCGGGATCATCTTCGAAAAAAGCAGCAACGTCATCATCGACCATGTCAGCGTGTCATGGTCGGAGGATGAAACCGTCGGCGGTCAGGGGCAGAACGACAATATAACGATATCCAATTCCATCCTTGCCGAGGGATTGCGTCGGCATGACAAATGCGCGCTTCTGAGCAGCGATGCCACGGGCAGCCAGAAATTGACGTTCATCGGAAACATCTGCGCCCATAACGGCGACAGGAATCCCGACGTCAACTTCTTCCCCGGCTCCTGCGTCGATGTGGTCAACAACCTGATCTACAATGCGCGTTCCGATTTTGTCGAAGTTTGGGAACAGCATGGCGGAAGCCCGGTCAATATCGTGGGAAACTATTTCAAGGCCGGACCCAATATGGTGCCCGGGCGATATATTATCGCTCGCCAGTCGGTGAATTCGACCGGCCGCGCGCGGATATATGAGGCGGGTAACCACATTGAGGGGATGATCGACCGGGAGCCGCCGCCCTATGTGCGCGAGGCGATGGTGCAGACGCCGTCATGCCCCATCGGCGCCCCGGTCATCGACGCGAAACAGGCCTATGATCGCGCCCTGACGACCGCCGGGGCCTTTCCCCGTGATACGGTGGACACCCGGATCGTGAAGGAGGTGAAGCAAGGAACCGGCAAGATCCGCCGTGAGCCCGGCATCCTTCCCGAGATAGCCGATGGAACGCCTTATGCGGATTCCGACGGAGACGGCATGTCCGACCAATGGGAAAAGGCGAACGGCACCGACGCGACCAGAAACGACGCGTGGGGGGATGCGGATCGCGACGGGTGGAGCAATCTCGACGAGTTTCTGGATTATGCGCATCGTCAGGTGCTGGCGGGCTCCAGCCTCGCGGAAATGCAGGAATATCAGGACAAGCCCGGGACTGTTACGGCATGGGTGGTCGCTCTGACCGTCGCCGCGCTCGCTGGGCTAGGCGGCCTTTTAAGAGCGGCGATGATGTGA
- a CDS encoding EamA family transporter, whose product MAKAMLLGLVLASVLLSAAAQLILKLGMSSAAVQSALAQPDQSLFRTAMVIATSRLVILGLSCFVLSALIWLLVLARVDLSTAYPFIGLGLVITVASSYFILGEPISTTKLVGVASIVFGVVLIGLSISPTDKPEQLSGTLEQASRL is encoded by the coding sequence ATGGCAAAGGCAATGCTCCTCGGACTGGTTTTGGCAAGCGTCCTCCTGTCTGCGGCAGCGCAGTTGATCCTGAAGCTCGGCATGTCGAGCGCGGCGGTGCAAAGCGCTCTGGCCCAGCCGGACCAATCGCTGTTCCGCACGGCAATGGTGATCGCGACCTCGCGCCTGGTCATCCTCGGCCTGAGCTGCTTTGTGCTGAGCGCGCTCATATGGCTGCTGGTTCTGGCGCGCGTCGACCTCTCCACCGCCTACCCCTTCATCGGGCTGGGCCTCGTCATCACGGTGGCGTCGAGCTATTTCATCCTTGGTGAACCCATATCGACCACCAAGCTTGTCGGCGTTGCGTCCATTGTCTTCGGCGTAGTGCTGATCGGCCTTTCCATCTCCCCGACGGACAAACCGGAACAGCTTTCCGGGACGCTCGAACAGGCGTCCCGTCTCTGA
- a CDS encoding HAD family hydrolase — MAAQSIPIDWSAIDLVIFDMDGTLYDQRRLRARMLAALLRDAIARRSLDTLLTLRSFRRCREALAEGPAEDFLADQYNIPAAERGCTPEEVRGLVAEWMEERPLSMLAACRRPGIQQLFQAIAREGKRIAIFSDYPAVAKLAALELTADYIVAATDPDVGRPKPDPAGLEKLLHLSGVAADRAVLIGDRVERDWAVAARLNMRALILSRGASGEVERFRSFGDALFQPLLMKMA, encoded by the coding sequence ATGGCGGCGCAGTCCATCCCGATCGATTGGAGCGCGATCGACCTCGTCATCTTCGACATGGATGGCACGCTCTACGATCAAAGGCGGCTGCGCGCGCGGATGCTGGCGGCACTGCTGCGGGATGCGATCGCCCGGCGAAGTCTGGACACGCTGCTGACGCTGCGTTCCTTTCGCCGTTGTCGCGAGGCGCTGGCCGAAGGTCCGGCGGAGGATTTCCTGGCCGATCAGTACAATATCCCGGCGGCCGAGCGTGGCTGCACCCCCGAAGAGGTGCGCGGGCTGGTCGCCGAATGGATGGAAGAGCGGCCGCTGTCCATGCTTGCCGCCTGCCGCCGTCCGGGTATCCAGCAGCTGTTCCAGGCGATAGCGCGCGAGGGTAAGCGGATCGCGATCTTTTCGGATTATCCGGCGGTTGCGAAGCTGGCGGCGCTGGAGCTGACCGCCGACTATATCGTCGCGGCCACTGACCCCGACGTCGGCCGTCCCAAGCCCGATCCAGCAGGTCTTGAGAAGCTGTTGCACTTGTCGGGTGTCGCAGCCGATCGCGCGGTGCTGATCGGCGATCGGGTAGAGCGGGATTGGGCGGTGGCAGCGCGGTTGAACATGCGCGCGCTGATCCTGTCGCGGGGCGCATCAGGCGAGGTCGAGCGATTTCGTTCGTTCGGCGACGCGCTGTTTCAGCCGCTGCTCATGAAAATGGCGTGA
- a CDS encoding UbiA family prenyltransferase → MINQSDATARGAIASQASLRDYLAIARFDHMTKHVFIIPGIVLAYAVHHNAAHLSIDRLLLGFASAILIASANYVINEWLDREFDAFHPVKSQRTAVHQALSPVLVYAEYFALLLLGLFLGYQLGQLFFVASIAFGLSGISYNVEPIRTKDKVYLDVISESVNNPIRLVLGWAMVDPTALPPASLFIAYWAGGAFLMGAKRLSEYRDVVADQGVEMLHRYRKSFRSYSSENLTVSCFLYAMLSAFFIAVFLIKYRLEYIIAFPFIGGLFAIYMWLALRQGSVAQRPERLFRSRRLLAATGLAVLAVAVATFVDLPWLSSLSQPYLIKVG, encoded by the coding sequence ATGATCAACCAGTCTGACGCCACCGCCCGTGGCGCCATTGCATCCCAGGCATCGCTGCGCGATTATCTGGCGATCGCGCGCTTCGACCATATGACGAAGCATGTCTTCATCATTCCGGGCATCGTGTTGGCCTATGCCGTCCACCACAACGCGGCGCATCTGTCGATCGATCGCCTGCTATTGGGGTTTGCGAGCGCCATCCTGATCGCGTCGGCCAACTATGTGATCAACGAGTGGCTGGATCGGGAATTCGACGCCTTTCACCCCGTCAAGTCGCAGCGCACGGCGGTTCATCAGGCGCTTTCGCCCGTGCTGGTCTATGCCGAATATTTCGCCCTGCTGCTGCTCGGCCTATTTTTGGGCTATCAGTTGGGGCAGCTGTTCTTCGTCGCTTCGATAGCGTTCGGACTTTCTGGCATAAGCTATAATGTTGAGCCGATCCGGACGAAGGACAAGGTCTATCTGGATGTCATCAGCGAGTCTGTGAACAATCCGATCCGTCTGGTGCTGGGTTGGGCCATGGTGGACCCGACCGCCCTGCCCCCGGCCAGCCTTTTCATCGCCTATTGGGCAGGGGGGGCATTCCTGATGGGCGCCAAGCGGCTGAGCGAATATCGCGATGTCGTCGCGGATCAGGGCGTCGAGATGCTGCACCGCTATCGCAAGTCGTTCCGCAGCTATTCGAGCGAGAACCTGACCGTTTCCTGCTTCCTCTATGCCATGTTGTCGGCGTTCTTCATCGCGGTGTTCCTGATCAAATATCGCCTTGAATATATCATCGCCTTTCCCTTCATCGGGGGGCTGTTCGCCATCTATATGTGGCTGGCGTTGCGGCAGGGATCGGTGGCGCAGCGGCCGGAACGGCTTTTCCGTTCGCGCCGCCTGCTGGCCGCGACCGGCCTTGCCGTGTTGGCGGTGGCGGTCGCCACCTTTGTCGATCTGCCCTGGCTGAGTTCGCTTTCGCAGCCCTATCTCATCAAGGTCGGCTGA
- the rmuC gene encoding DNA recombination protein RmuC, whose amino-acid sequence MDSLAIILSLAALIAGLALGWLLRGKTVAPLVTEKAELVAKLAQAEAQRNGALQELVVAQERAGQAGALAQRLEDERAARGLAERELAALQSDAQARAEAFEAQIVALKDAKEQLSAQFSEIGGKLLHQAQSHFLERADQRLAQAHEKSEAQLKQLLHPVNETIQRYDQKISQIEQQRTEAYGILRGEIESMKSGQEAVRAEAQRLVDSLRHAPKARGRWGEQQLRNVLETCGLSEHVDFRTEVSVEGEDGRLRPDAIVRIPGGRALVIDAKVSLNAYQDAYGAEGEEERKRLLSAHAAAMRAHVETLGRKSYADQFDEAPDYVIMFVPGEHFLSAALEHDPQLWDHAFGKRVLLATPTNLIAIARTVAAVWRQEKMADEAKRIGALGKELYERLAAAAGSLKKLGNRLTGAVSDYNSFVGSFEGRVLVTGRKLRDLNIETGGRELEALEPVEALVREPASPEAVRALPEALADAAE is encoded by the coding sequence ATGGACAGCCTTGCCATCATCCTCAGTCTGGCCGCCCTGATCGCAGGGTTGGCGCTGGGCTGGCTGTTGCGTGGGAAGACGGTGGCGCCGCTGGTGACGGAAAAGGCCGAGCTTGTTGCGAAGCTGGCGCAGGCGGAAGCGCAGCGTAATGGCGCCTTGCAGGAACTGGTCGTGGCGCAGGAGCGGGCGGGCCAAGCGGGCGCGCTGGCGCAGCGACTGGAGGATGAGCGGGCGGCGCGCGGCCTTGCCGAGCGGGAGCTGGCGGCGCTGCAATCCGACGCGCAGGCACGGGCCGAGGCTTTCGAGGCGCAGATCGTGGCGCTGAAGGACGCGAAGGAGCAGTTGTCGGCGCAGTTCAGCGAGATTGGCGGCAAATTGCTGCATCAGGCGCAGAGCCATTTCCTAGAGCGCGCGGACCAGCGGCTGGCGCAGGCGCATGAGAAGAGCGAGGCGCAGCTCAAGCAATTGCTGCATCCGGTCAATGAGACGATCCAGCGCTACGACCAGAAGATCAGCCAGATTGAGCAGCAGCGCACCGAGGCCTACGGCATATTGCGCGGCGAGATTGAATCGATGAAGTCCGGGCAGGAAGCCGTGCGCGCCGAAGCCCAGAGGCTGGTCGATTCGCTGCGCCATGCGCCCAAGGCGCGCGGCCGTTGGGGCGAGCAGCAATTGCGCAATGTGCTGGAGACGTGCGGGCTTTCCGAACATGTCGATTTCCGCACCGAGGTGAGCGTCGAGGGTGAGGATGGGCGGTTGCGGCCTGACGCGATCGTGCGGATTCCGGGCGGCCGCGCTCTGGTGATCGACGCCAAGGTGTCTTTGAACGCCTATCAGGATGCCTATGGCGCGGAGGGCGAGGAGGAGCGCAAGCGGCTGCTGTCCGCCCATGCCGCCGCGATGCGCGCGCATGTCGAGACGCTGGGGCGGAAAAGCTATGCCGACCAGTTCGACGAAGCGCCGGACTATGTCATCATGTTCGTGCCCGGCGAGCATTTCCTGTCGGCGGCGCTGGAGCATGATCCGCAGCTTTGGGATCATGCCTTTGGCAAGCGGGTGCTGCTGGCGACGCCCACCAACCTCATCGCCATCGCCCGCACCGTCGCGGCGGTGTGGCGGCAGGAGAAGATGGCGGACGAAGCCAAGCGGATCGGCGCGCTGGGCAAGGAATTGTACGAGCGCTTGGCGGCTGCGGCGGGATCGCTCAAGAAGCTGGGCAACCGGCTGACCGGGGCGGTCAGTGATTATAACAGCTTCGTCGGTAGCTTCGAGGGACGCGTGCTGGTCACCGGGCGCAAGCTGCGCGACCTCAATATCGAGACGGGCGGGCGCGAACTGGAGGCGCTGGAGCCGGTCGAGGCTCTGGTGCGCGAGCCTGCCTCACCCGAGGCGGTGCGGGCATTGCCCGAGGCTTTGGCCGACGCGGCGGAGTGA
- a CDS encoding aminotransferase, translated as MTSPPLGHPVYRDMPATIFEKMSTRARETGAINLGQGFPDAQGPEDILRAAADALMTRSNQYPPSSGLPQLRAAVAAHYGRHQGLALTPEEVIITSGATEAIAASLFALVQPGDEVLLLAPLYDAYLPLVERAGGVARVIRLTPPDWRVTRDALEAAVGPRTRLLILNNPLNPSGSVMDEAALAMLASFCVEHDLIAICDEVWEHVTFDGRVHQPLMRFPGMAERTVKVGSAGKIFSVTGWKIGWMCAAPPVARLLGRAHQFLTFTSPPNLQWAVAEGLAKPEAWFADMRAGYQASRDRLVEGLRLAGYDVQASAGTWFVTVDLAASGIALDDVNFCERIIEEAGVAAIPISAFYPDAAVTHLVRLCFSKSDAVIDEAVARLGRFRLMLG; from the coding sequence ATGACCAGCCCGCCTCTTGGCCATCCCGTCTACCGGGACATGCCCGCCACCATCTTTGAAAAAATGTCCACTCGCGCGCGGGAGACAGGGGCAATCAATCTGGGTCAGGGGTTCCCGGATGCGCAGGGTCCGGAGGACATATTGCGCGCCGCCGCCGACGCACTGATGACCCGGTCCAACCAATATCCGCCGAGCAGCGGCCTGCCCCAATTGCGCGCGGCGGTGGCCGCGCATTATGGGCGGCATCAGGGACTGGCGTTAACCCCCGAAGAGGTGATCATCACCTCCGGCGCGACCGAGGCGATTGCGGCCAGCCTGTTCGCGCTGGTGCAGCCGGGCGACGAGGTGCTGTTGCTGGCGCCACTTTACGATGCCTATCTGCCTTTGGTGGAGCGCGCGGGCGGGGTGGCGCGGGTGATCAGGCTGACGCCGCCTGACTGGCGCGTGACGCGGGACGCGCTGGAAGCGGCGGTGGGGCCGCGCACGCGCCTGTTGATCCTCAACAATCCGCTCAATCCCAGCGGCAGCGTGATGGACGAGGCGGCGTTGGCCATGCTGGCGTCCTTTTGCGTGGAGCATGACCTGATCGCCATTTGCGACGAGGTGTGGGAGCATGTGACGTTCGATGGCCGGGTGCATCAGCCGTTGATGCGCTTTCCCGGCATGGCCGAACGCACGGTGAAGGTCGGATCGGCGGGGAAGATCTTTTCGGTCACCGGATGGAAGATCGGCTGGATGTGCGCGGCGCCGCCGGTGGCGAGGCTGTTGGGGCGAGCGCACCAGTTCCTGACCTTCACCAGTCCGCCCAATCTGCAATGGGCGGTGGCAGAGGGGCTGGCCAAGCCGGAAGCGTGGTTTGCGGACATGCGGGCGGGCTATCAGGCGTCGCGCGATCGGCTGGTCGAGGGACTGCGACTGGCGGGCTATGACGTGCAGGCGAGTGCGGGCACCTGGTTCGTAACGGTCGATCTGGCCGCTTCCGGGATCGCACTGGACGATGTCAACTTTTGCGAACGAATCATCGAGGAAGCGGGCGTTGCGGCGATTCCGATATCGGCATTTTATCCGGACGCGGCGGTCACGCATCTGGTGCGGCTTTGCTTTTCCAAAAGTGATGCGGTGATCGATGAGGCCGTCGCGCGGCTTGGCCGTTTTCGCCTTATGCTCGGCTGA